The following proteins come from a genomic window of Chryseobacterium glaciei:
- a CDS encoding thioredoxin family protein, giving the protein MSQKFQELIESERPVLIDFFATWCQPCKVQSSVLNTVKENVGQGARIIKIDVDQYPSIASQYGVRGVPTLAIFKQGELLWKESGVHDVNTLTQLLKQYE; this is encoded by the coding sequence ATGTCACAAAAATTTCAAGAACTTATTGAATCCGAAAGACCGGTATTGATAGACTTTTTTGCAACCTGGTGCCAGCCATGTAAAGTTCAGTCTTCGGTTTTAAATACGGTAAAAGAAAATGTAGGCCAAGGAGCCAGAATTATAAAAATAGATGTTGATCAATATCCTTCCATTGCCTCTCAATACGGCGTGCGCGGAGTTCCAACTTTAGCCATCTTCAAACAAGGAGAATTACTTTGGAAAGAAAGTGGCGTGCATGATGTGAATACGTTGACTCAACTTTTAAAACAATATGAATAA
- a CDS encoding rhodanese-like domain-containing protein gives MKNKFLRLILVSIFALTACKTAATADISNASIKKIINNPDVTLVDVRTPEQFAGGSANNAINVPLADIINNPTSLKGKKVVVFCNKGIQADEAVKILKKNGVEVYDGTSWKNVKGIQDSSL, from the coding sequence ATGAAAAATAAATTTCTCAGATTAATTCTTGTATCAATTTTTGCGTTAACTGCATGTAAAACAGCAGCAACTGCAGATATTTCGAATGCAAGTATCAAAAAAATAATCAATAATCCGGATGTTACTTTGGTAGATGTAAGAACTCCTGAACAATTTGCAGGAGGATCGGCAAACAACGCAATCAACGTTCCTTTAGCTGATATTATAAACAATCCTACATCTCTGAAAGGCAAAAAAGTAGTTGTTTTCTGCAATAAAGGAATACAAGCTGATGAAGCAGTTAAGATCTTAAAGAAAAACGGTGTTGAAGTTTATGACGGAACGAGCTGGAAAAATGTAAAAGGCATTCAGGACTCTAGTCTTTAA
- a CDS encoding MBL fold metallo-hydrolase, with the protein MKVEQIYTGCLAQGAYYIVSENEAVIIDPLREVKPYLDRLEKDNVTLKYIFETHFHADFVSGHLDLSKKTGAPIVYGPTANPDFEAIIAEDNQIFEIGKVKIKTLHTPGHTMESTTYLLIDENGVETAIFTGDTLFLGDVGRPDLAQKATNLTQEDLAGILYESLHSKILPLDDSITVYPAHGAGSACGKNMQKETVDILGNQRKTNYALNQPDKESFIREVLDGLTAPPKYFGMNVALNKGGYESLDDVMDKGLNPVSVEDFESFAEETGALILDTRGPADFQKGFIPNSINIGLKGDFAPWVGTLIVDVKHPLLLVSDEGTEEEVITRLSRVGFDNVLGYLKGGFDSWKNSDNEIDEVTRISPTEFAEQFTENTKVIDVRKLGEYSAEHIDNAYNKPLDNISDWVTTIDDSEHFFLHCAGGYRSMIAASILNSHGIRNFTEIEGGYNGIKKTEKFPTSDFVCQSKTL; encoded by the coding sequence ATGAAAGTTGAACAAATATATACAGGCTGCCTTGCTCAAGGGGCATATTATATAGTATCAGAAAATGAAGCTGTAATTATAGATCCATTAAGAGAAGTTAAACCCTATTTGGACCGCCTTGAAAAAGACAATGTAACTTTAAAATATATTTTTGAGACCCATTTCCATGCAGATTTTGTTTCAGGACATTTGGATTTAAGTAAGAAAACGGGAGCTCCAATTGTTTATGGACCGACTGCTAACCCCGATTTTGAAGCAATTATTGCAGAAGACAATCAGATCTTCGAGATCGGAAAAGTAAAAATAAAGACCTTACATACTCCTGGTCACACCATGGAAAGCACAACCTATCTTTTAATTGATGAAAATGGTGTTGAAACTGCAATTTTCACAGGAGACACCTTATTTTTAGGAGATGTAGGAAGACCGGATTTGGCTCAAAAAGCAACCAATCTTACTCAAGAAGATCTTGCAGGAATTTTATATGAAAGTTTACACAGCAAAATACTTCCACTAGATGACAGCATTACGGTTTATCCGGCTCATGGAGCGGGTTCGGCTTGCGGAAAGAATATGCAGAAGGAAACTGTTGACATCTTGGGAAATCAAAGAAAAACCAATTACGCATTAAATCAACCCGATAAAGAATCATTCATCAGAGAGGTTTTAGACGGATTAACAGCTCCACCAAAATATTTCGGAATGAACGTGGCTTTAAATAAAGGAGGTTACGAAAGTCTTGATGATGTTATGGATAAAGGATTAAACCCTGTTTCTGTTGAAGATTTCGAAAGCTTTGCAGAAGAAACAGGCGCTTTAATTTTAGATACAAGAGGGCCTGCCGATTTCCAGAAAGGTTTTATTCCAAATTCTATTAATATTGGATTAAAAGGAGATTTCGCACCTTGGGTTGGGACTTTAATCGTAGATGTAAAACACCCTTTATTATTGGTTTCTGACGAAGGAACAGAAGAGGAAGTAATCACAAGATTAAGCAGAGTTGGGTTTGATAATGTTTTAGGATATTTGAAAGGAGGATTTGATTCATGGAAAAACTCAGACAACGAAATTGATGAAGTAACAAGAATTTCACCTACCGAATTTGCTGAACAATTTACTGAAAACACAAAAGTAATAGACGTTAGAAAACTCGGAGAATACTCTGCAGAACATATTGACAATGCTTACAACAAACCATTAGACAACATCAGCGATTGGGTAACCACAATCGATGATTCTGAACATTTCTTCCTACATTGTGCGGGAGGCTACAGAAGCATGATCGCAGCAAGCATCCTTAATTCACACGGAATCAGAAACTTCACTGAAATAGAAGGCGGATATAATGGAATTAAGAAAACTGAAAAATTTCCAACTTCAGACTTCGTTTGTCAATCAAAAACATTGTAA
- a CDS encoding helicase HerA-like domain-containing protein, which translates to MADKAKFIEELTPRYTPKGEHIILGKGMLDGEVVSEINVTIPLKTINRHGLIAGATGTGKTKTLQVFAEQLSHAGVPSLVLDIKGDFSGIAEAGQMNPIIEERYAKTQLPYNPQAFPVELMTISGGKGVKLRATVTEFGPVLLSKILELNDTQQSIMSIVFKYSDDKGLPLIDLNDLKKVLQYVTDNAQGKAELAANYGSIAPASLGAILRSIVALEQQGAADFFGELSFDVHDLLETRDGKGVVNILRVADIQNKPQLFSTFMLSLFAEIYMTFPEEGDSGKPKLVLFIDEAHLMFDESSKALLSQIETMVKLIRSKGVGIYFITQIPGDVPESVLSQLGLKIQHALRGFTAKDKKEISKAVENYPTTEFYNASNLIQNLGIGEAFITALDEKGIPTPLVHTYLISPESKMDVLSDSEVSDLVNNSSLVAKYQEDINKESAYEMLTSRMEQATQNSAPTQKSRPVKEEPGMFEQIMKSRAVNTFFSTLLREGAKAVFGKIGKR; encoded by the coding sequence ATGGCAGATAAAGCGAAATTTATTGAAGAATTAACTCCCAGATATACCCCAAAAGGTGAACATATAATACTAGGAAAAGGAATGCTAGACGGTGAGGTGGTGTCAGAAATTAATGTAACCATTCCTTTAAAAACAATCAACAGACACGGACTTATTGCCGGAGCAACAGGTACCGGTAAAACCAAAACGTTACAGGTTTTTGCAGAACAGCTCTCTCATGCGGGAGTTCCGTCTTTGGTTTTGGATATCAAAGGAGATTTCTCAGGGATTGCAGAAGCGGGACAAATGAATCCGATTATTGAAGAAAGATATGCTAAAACGCAGCTTCCATATAATCCGCAAGCGTTTCCGGTAGAATTGATGACGATTTCGGGTGGAAAAGGAGTGAAATTAAGAGCTACTGTTACTGAATTTGGTCCTGTTTTATTAAGTAAAATTTTAGAATTGAATGATACTCAGCAAAGTATCATGTCAATCGTTTTTAAATATTCTGATGATAAAGGATTGCCTTTGATTGATCTTAATGATTTGAAAAAGGTTCTGCAATATGTTACAGATAACGCACAAGGAAAGGCTGAACTAGCTGCTAATTACGGTTCAATTGCTCCTGCTTCTTTAGGTGCTATTTTGAGGTCAATTGTTGCGTTGGAACAGCAGGGAGCCGCAGATTTCTTTGGTGAACTAAGTTTTGATGTTCATGATTTGCTTGAAACAAGAGATGGAAAAGGCGTTGTAAATATTTTGAGAGTTGCTGATATCCAGAATAAACCGCAGTTGTTCTCTACATTTATGCTTTCTCTTTTTGCTGAAATTTATATGACTTTCCCAGAAGAAGGAGACAGCGGGAAACCGAAATTGGTTTTATTCATTGATGAAGCCCATTTAATGTTTGACGAATCTTCAAAAGCATTGCTTTCGCAAATCGAAACAATGGTGAAACTGATTCGTTCTAAAGGAGTTGGGATTTATTTTATCACTCAGATTCCGGGCGATGTGCCAGAAAGTGTGCTTTCTCAATTAGGGTTAAAAATTCAGCACGCATTGAGAGGTTTTACGGCAAAAGATAAAAAAGAAATATCAAAAGCCGTTGAAAATTATCCGACAACGGAGTTTTACAATGCCTCCAATTTAATTCAAAATCTAGGAATTGGTGAAGCGTTTATTACTGCTTTAGATGAAAAAGGAATTCCTACACCGTTGGTTCATACCTATTTAATTTCTCCGGAATCTAAAATGGATGTTTTAAGTGATTCTGAAGTTTCTGATTTGGTGAATAATTCTAGTTTAGTTGCTAAATATCAAGAAGATATAAATAAAGAATCAGCATACGAAATGTTAACAAGCAGAATGGAACAGGCTACTCAAAATTCTGCTCCAACTCAGAAATCAAGACCTGTAAAGGAAGAACCGGGAATGTTTGAGCAGATTATGAAAAGTAGAGCAGTAAATACGTTTTTCAGTACTTTATTGCGTGAAGGTGCAAAAGCTGTTTTCGGAAAGATTGGAAAAAGATAA
- a CDS encoding PolC-type DNA polymerase III, with protein MYSIIDIESNGAGYRKECIIDIAVYRYDGQKIVDQFISLVDPEGDITPFVQKLTNITPKMVKTAPKFHEIAKRVIEITQNTTLVGHNIDFDYRMLRQSFARLGYDFKINTLDTIPLAKKLIPDEVSYSLGKLVKSLGIPLTNHHRADGDARATLELFKLLVSKDTKNEIIQEQHEETNANTYINKIKQLTQDLPNEKGFVYFQNESGKIIFTDYVQDINKFSKKVFNSKSKRWEEIQTGVTQINFELTGTDIIAKLILNSKNIKKREVYPFGLYFRNNKYIAEKNQLNKSERPILKFKSFTQGTKAVQFIGSFEEYTDINVFKKKIDFKKRNELWLGQGRKLGEKLFLIIENGKAVSYGFYELFTQIQTLSMISKLKIDLPLSTADLNNDLQLALLRGDFETLPLPK; from the coding sequence ATGTATTCAATAATAGATATAGAAAGTAATGGTGCAGGTTACAGGAAAGAATGCATTATAGATATTGCTGTCTACCGTTATGATGGTCAGAAGATTGTCGATCAGTTTATTTCTTTGGTAGATCCTGAAGGAGATATCACGCCTTTTGTTCAGAAATTGACCAATATTACTCCAAAAATGGTCAAAACTGCTCCAAAATTCCATGAAATTGCAAAAAGAGTGATCGAAATTACTCAAAATACAACATTGGTTGGGCATAATATAGATTTCGATTACAGAATGCTTCGCCAATCGTTTGCAAGGCTTGGTTATGATTTCAAAATCAATACTTTAGATACAATTCCTTTAGCTAAAAAACTGATTCCAGATGAGGTAAGTTATTCATTAGGAAAATTGGTGAAATCTTTAGGAATTCCTTTGACAAATCATCACAGAGCGGATGGTGATGCAAGAGCTACATTAGAATTATTCAAACTTTTAGTTTCGAAAGACACTAAAAATGAGATCATTCAGGAACAGCACGAAGAAACAAATGCAAATACTTATATCAATAAGATCAAGCAGTTAACGCAAGATCTTCCGAACGAAAAAGGTTTTGTTTATTTTCAAAACGAAAGCGGGAAAATTATCTTTACCGATTATGTTCAGGATATTAATAAATTCTCGAAGAAAGTTTTTAATTCCAAATCTAAAAGATGGGAAGAAATTCAGACGGGAGTTACACAAATTAATTTTGAACTTACCGGAACAGATATTATTGCCAAGTTGATATTGAATTCAAAAAATATCAAGAAAAGAGAAGTTTATCCTTTCGGACTTTATTTTAGAAATAATAAATATATCGCTGAGAAAAATCAACTGAATAAATCAGAAAGACCAATTCTGAAGTTCAAATCTTTTACTCAAGGTACAAAAGCGGTCCAGTTTATTGGAAGTTTTGAAGAATATACTGATATTAATGTCTTCAAAAAGAAAATAGATTTCAAGAAAAGAAATGAGCTTTGGTTGGGGCAGGGAAGAAAACTAGGCGAAAAATTATTCTTAATTATAGAAAACGGAAAAGCTGTTTCTTACGGTTTTTACGAACTTTTCACCCAAATTCAGACGTTGAGTATGATCTCTAAATTAAAAATAGATCTGCCTCTATCAACCGCAGATTTAAATAATGATTTGCAGTTGGCGTTACTTCGTGGTGACTTTGAAACGCTGCCGTTACCAAAATAA
- the lysA gene encoding diaminopimelate decarboxylase — translation MNSKELLKIANEFGTPVYVYDAESIKIQYEKLTSSFLKHTRFFYAAKALTNINILKYVKNLGASLDCVSINEVKLGLKAGFTKEKILFTPNCVDLAEIEEAMTHGVHINIDNISILEQFGNKYGNTYPILVRINPHIFAGGNYKISTGHIDSKFGISIHQVRHIERVMKSTNLNVEGLHMHTGSEIKDPDVFLQALDIMLELSEHFPNLKYLDMGSGFKIPYQDSEEETDVKTLGKKVEKVIAEFSKSTGKKFELWFEPGKFLVGKSGYLLVKANVIKQTTATVFVGVNSGFNHLIRPMFYDSYHQIENLSNPKGAERIYTVVGNICETDTFAWDRKLNEVREGDVLAFHNAGAYGFEMSSNFNSRLKPAEVLFLDGKALLIRKRDEFEDLLRNQIEVI, via the coding sequence ATGAATTCAAAAGAATTATTAAAGATTGCCAATGAGTTTGGCACACCGGTGTACGTTTACGATGCAGAATCGATTAAAATTCAATACGAGAAACTTACATCTTCTTTTTTAAAACACACAAGGTTCTTCTACGCGGCGAAGGCGCTGACAAACATTAATATCCTTAAGTATGTCAAGAACTTGGGTGCTTCTTTGGATTGTGTATCAATTAATGAAGTAAAGCTTGGTTTAAAAGCAGGATTTACGAAAGAAAAAATATTATTCACGCCAAACTGTGTCGATTTAGCTGAAATTGAAGAAGCAATGACACACGGAGTTCACATTAATATCGATAACATCTCTATTCTTGAGCAATTTGGGAACAAATACGGTAATACTTACCCAATTTTAGTAAGAATCAACCCGCATATTTTCGCGGGAGGAAACTATAAAATCTCAACAGGTCACATCGACAGCAAATTCGGCATTTCAATTCACCAGGTTCGTCACATCGAAAGAGTGATGAAAAGTACAAATCTGAATGTTGAAGGTCTTCACATGCACACGGGAAGTGAAATTAAAGATCCTGACGTTTTCTTACAGGCTTTAGATATCATGTTGGAGCTTTCTGAACATTTCCCGAATCTGAAATATTTGGATATGGGAAGCGGATTCAAAATTCCTTACCAAGACAGTGAAGAGGAAACGGATGTTAAGACATTAGGTAAAAAAGTTGAAAAAGTAATCGCTGAATTCTCTAAATCTACAGGCAAAAAATTCGAACTATGGTTTGAGCCAGGGAAATTCTTGGTCGGAAAAAGTGGATATCTTTTAGTAAAAGCGAATGTAATCAAGCAAACAACAGCAACCGTTTTTGTGGGAGTTAATTCTGGATTTAATCATTTGATTCGTCCAATGTTTTACGATTCTTATCATCAGATTGAAAATTTATCTAATCCAAAAGGTGCAGAAAGAATTTATACCGTAGTTGGAAATATTTGTGAAACAGATACTTTCGCTTGGGACAGAAAATTGAATGAAGTAAGAGAAGGTGACGTTTTGGCTTTCCATAATGCGGGAGCTTACGGTTTTGAAATGAGTTCAAACTTTAATTCAAGATTAAAACCAGCCGAAGTTCTTTTCTTAGACGGAAAAGCACTCTTAATTCGTAAAAGAGATGAATTTGAAGATTTATTGAGAAATCAGATTGAAGTAATCTAA
- a CDS encoding thiamine pyrophosphate-dependent enzyme, producing the protein MAKNIAEQIVEMLENANVKRIYAVTGDSLNHLNIAVKKSSIEWIHVRHEEVGAYAAAAEAELDGFAVCAGSCGPGHVHLINGVYEAHRSHVPMLVIASTIPTEEMGMDYFQETNTIKLFDDCSYYNQMITRPEQVQRTLQTAIQHAISKKGVAVIGLPGDVSELDAEEATTSNKIFKTNPIIRPSDDELNELASLINESEKVTIYCGIGAENSNAEVVELSKYLKAPVGYSFRGKMAIQPNNPNEVGLTGLLGLPSAYHAMHEADLLILLGTDFPYQKFMPVKNKIVQIDESPERLGRRAKLELGLTGDVKETIKALLPLLKEKTDAHFLNQQLEFYEKVKESQMAYVKDSGKEDAIQPEYVAHILDQIAKKDAIFTVDTGMCCVWGARYITGTGERKMLGSFNHGSMANAMPMAIGASLAHPDKQVIAMCGDGGLSMLLGDMATIFQYKLPIKLIVFNNRTLGMVKLEMEVGGMPDNETDMINPDFAMVAQAMGYPGKNVHKPEEVVNAIMECLNHDGPYLLNIFTNPNALALPPKIEFDQVLGMTKSMTQLMLGGKMEEALDTVKSNYKHIKGLL; encoded by the coding sequence ATGGCTAAAAACATAGCAGAGCAAATTGTTGAAATGCTCGAAAACGCAAATGTAAAAAGAATTTATGCAGTAACGGGCGACAGCCTTAATCACCTCAATATTGCCGTTAAAAAAAGCAGCATCGAATGGATTCATGTAAGGCATGAAGAAGTTGGAGCATACGCCGCTGCCGCCGAAGCCGAACTTGACGGTTTTGCAGTTTGTGCAGGAAGTTGCGGGCCGGGACACGTTCATTTGATCAACGGCGTTTACGAAGCGCATCGTTCTCACGTTCCGATGTTGGTTATTGCTTCAACGATTCCGACCGAAGAAATGGGAATGGATTATTTTCAGGAAACAAATACAATAAAATTATTTGATGATTGTAGCTATTATAATCAAATGATCACAAGACCGGAGCAGGTTCAAAGAACGTTGCAAACAGCAATTCAACATGCAATTTCTAAAAAAGGAGTTGCAGTGATTGGACTTCCGGGCGATGTTTCAGAATTAGATGCTGAAGAAGCAACAACTTCCAATAAAATATTTAAAACAAACCCAATTATTCGTCCTTCTGATGATGAATTGAATGAATTGGCAAGTTTAATTAACGAAAGTGAAAAAGTAACCATCTACTGCGGAATCGGAGCAGAAAATTCCAATGCCGAAGTTGTAGAGTTATCAAAATATTTAAAAGCTCCTGTGGGATATTCTTTTCGTGGAAAAATGGCAATTCAGCCCAATAATCCTAATGAAGTTGGGTTAACCGGGCTTCTAGGACTTCCTTCCGCCTATCACGCGATGCATGAAGCAGATTTGCTGATTCTTTTGGGAACAGATTTTCCTTATCAAAAATTCATGCCTGTTAAAAATAAAATCGTTCAGATTGATGAAAGTCCTGAAAGATTGGGCAGAAGAGCCAAGTTGGAATTGGGTCTGACAGGTGATGTTAAAGAAACCATCAAAGCTTTATTGCCTTTATTAAAAGAAAAAACAGACGCTCATTTCCTGAATCAACAATTGGAATTTTACGAAAAAGTAAAAGAAAGTCAGATGGCTTATGTAAAAGATTCCGGAAAAGAAGATGCTATTCAACCGGAATATGTAGCACATATTCTTGATCAAATCGCAAAAAAAGATGCCATTTTCACTGTAGATACAGGAATGTGCTGTGTTTGGGGAGCAAGATATATTACAGGAACGGGAGAACGTAAAATGCTAGGCTCTTTCAATCATGGTTCAATGGCGAATGCAATGCCGATGGCGATTGGAGCATCTTTAGCTCATCCTGACAAACAAGTTATCGCGATGTGTGGTGATGGTGGATTATCAATGCTTTTGGGAGATATGGCGACTATTTTTCAGTATAAACTTCCGATAAAATTGATTGTTTTCAACAACCGAACGCTCGGAATGGTAAAATTGGAAATGGAAGTCGGCGGAATGCCCGATAACGAAACAGATATGATTAATCCAGACTTTGCAATGGTCGCACAGGCAATGGGATATCCTGGAAAAAACGTTCATAAACCGGAAGAAGTTGTCAACGCAATTATGGAATGTTTAAATCATGACGGACCTTATTTATTAAATATTTTCACAAATCCTAATGCATTGGCGCTACCTCCAAAAATCGAATTCGATCAGGTATTGGGAATGACAAAATCTATGACACAATTAATGCTTGGCGGAAAAATGGAAGAAGCGTTAGATACCGTAAAAAGCAACTATAAACATATTAAAGGATTGTTGTAA
- a CDS encoding MFS transporter, which yields MSSSLKKFYIIAWAFGLIFYFLDYVIRSAPAVMIPQLVNNFNTTELKLISMVGTYYYTYSTCSLIAGIALDKFGGKKSLFVGTLILGFGCLLFLISTQVAGVSGRLLQGAGCAFAFPGCVYLASKGFSSKSLATAIGFTQCIGMLGGTAGQFVVGPWVEKGVNIDTFWLWSGIATIVTAFGLFFVIPNEKKSENSEEAKTKHVGYLEPYKIVFKNPQSWLCGIVSGLLFAPTTIFAMTWAVAFFQKDKQFIFHEAAITSAMVAFGWVFGCPLLGFITDKIGRRKPVLIAGAVLMIISLLQLIYLPDLYPAKISMFILGLGSGAAMIPYSVIKEANPDYVKGSATGAINFITFGVTTLLSPIFSRWFGKSLDISSGDLHFQHSILFWIVGIVLAILVSLMLKETGSKAQNQVIVS from the coding sequence ATGAGTAGTTCTCTAAAGAAATTCTACATTATCGCTTGGGCATTCGGGCTTATTTTTTACTTTTTAGATTATGTGATCAGGTCTGCGCCAGCGGTAATGATTCCACAATTGGTTAATAATTTTAATACGACCGAACTGAAACTCATCAGCATGGTCGGAACGTATTATTACACCTATTCAACCTGTAGTTTGATTGCCGGAATTGCTTTAGATAAATTCGGCGGGAAAAAATCTCTTTTTGTCGGAACTTTAATTTTGGGATTTGGCTGCTTATTATTTTTAATTTCAACTCAGGTCGCCGGAGTTTCGGGAAGATTATTACAAGGTGCAGGTTGTGCTTTTGCTTTTCCGGGCTGTGTTTATTTGGCGAGTAAAGGTTTTTCATCAAAATCTTTGGCTACGGCCATCGGTTTTACGCAATGCATAGGAATGCTGGGCGGAACAGCCGGACAGTTTGTAGTAGGGCCATGGGTTGAAAAAGGAGTTAATATTGATACTTTCTGGTTATGGTCAGGAATTGCCACGATTGTTACGGCTTTCGGATTGTTTTTTGTGATTCCTAATGAAAAGAAATCTGAAAATTCTGAGGAAGCTAAAACTAAACATGTTGGTTATTTAGAACCTTATAAAATTGTTTTTAAAAATCCACAATCTTGGCTTTGTGGGATTGTTTCTGGTCTTTTATTTGCTCCAACAACAATATTTGCGATGACTTGGGCAGTTGCTTTTTTTCAGAAAGATAAACAGTTTATTTTTCATGAAGCAGCGATTACAAGTGCGATGGTTGCTTTTGGATGGGTGTTCGGATGCCCGCTTTTAGGTTTTATTACAGATAAAATTGGACGTAGAAAACCAGTTTTGATTGCTGGTGCAGTTTTAATGATCATCAGTTTATTGCAGTTGATTTACTTACCGGATTTATATCCCGCCAAAATAAGCATGTTCATTCTCGGATTAGGTTCTGGAGCAGCAATGATTCCGTATTCTGTAATTAAAGAAGCGAATCCGGATTATGTAAAAGGAAGCGCAACGGGAGCGATTAATTTTATCACTTTTGGAGTTACCACTTTATTGAGCCCTATTTTCAGCAGATGGTTCGGGAAAAGTTTAGATATTTCTTCCGGCGATTTGCATTTTCAACATTCGATCTTATTTTGGATTGTTGGGATTGTTTTAGCGATTCTTGTTTCATTAATGTTGAAAGAAACAGGAAGCAAAGCTCAGAACCAAGTAATAGTTTCATAA
- a CDS encoding energy transducer TonB: MRKYIIILFLFFFGFKGFSQEVKAEFPGGDGAFKTEFMNMVHAYIDIALYAIQGEVTFIFNIDEKGKTNNLDVLPKFKNNEMFIDDMKYAMKKVKKKWTPATKDGVPINSKYILKVNFSSNTYDHD, from the coding sequence ATGAGAAAGTATATTATAATTCTATTTCTTTTCTTTTTTGGTTTCAAAGGTTTTTCGCAGGAAGTAAAAGCTGAATTTCCGGGTGGTGATGGGGCGTTTAAAACAGAATTTATGAATATGGTTCATGCCTACATAGATATTGCGCTGTATGCGATTCAAGGTGAAGTTACTTTTATCTTTAATATTGACGAAAAAGGTAAAACCAACAATCTGGATGTACTTCCAAAGTTTAAAAATAATGAGATGTTCATTGACGATATGAAGTACGCTATGAAAAAAGTAAAAAAGAAATGGACACCCGCCACAAAAGATGGAGTTCCCATTAATTCAAAATATATTTTGAAGGTTAATTTCAGTTCAAACACTTATGATCATGATTAA